The proteins below come from a single Balaenoptera acutorostrata chromosome 2, mBalAcu1.1, whole genome shotgun sequence genomic window:
- the LOC103019745 gene encoding UDP-N-acetylglucosamine--peptide N-acetylglucosaminyltransferase 110 kDa subunit-like → MASSVGNMADSTDPTKRMLSFQGLAELTQRAYQAGDFEAAERHCMQLWRQEPDNTGVLLLLSSIHFRCRRLDGSAHFSSLAIKKNPLLAEAYSNLGNVYKESGQLQEAIEHYRHALRLKPDFIDGYINLAAALVAAGDMEGAVQAYASALQYNPDLYCVCSDLGNLLKALGRLEEAKACYLKAIETQPNFAVAWSNLGCVFNAQGEIWLAIHHFEKAVTHDPNFLDAYINLGNVFKEARIFERAVAAYLRALSLSPNHAVVHGSLACVYYEQGLIDLAIDTYRRAIELQPHFPDAYCNLANALKEKGSVAEAEDCYNTALWLCPTHADSLNNLANTKREQGNTEEAVRLYCKALEVFPEFAAAHSNLASVLQQQGKVQEALMHYKEAIRISPTFAEAYCNMGNTLTGMQDVQGALQCYTRAIQIDPAFAEAHSNLASIHQDSGNIPEAIASYRTALKLQPDFPDAYCNLAHCLQTVCDWTDYDERMKRLVSVVADQLEKNRLPSVQPHHSMLYPLPHGVRKAIAERHGHLCLDNISVLHKPPYEHPKDLKLSDGRLRVGYVSSDFGNHPTSHLMQSIPGMHNRDKFEVFCYALSPDDGTNFRAKVMAEADHFVDLSQIPCDGKAADRIHQDGIHILVNMNGYTRGARNELFALRPAPLQAMWLGYPGTSGALFMDYIITDQETSPAEVAEQYSEKLAYMPHTFFIGDHANMFPHLKEKAVIDFKSNGHIYDNRIVLNGIDLKAFLDSLPDVKIVKMKCPDGGNNTDSSNIALNMPVIPMNTIAEAVIEMINRGQIQITINGFSISNGLATTQINNKAATGEEVPRTIIVTTRSQYGLPEDAIVYCNFNQLYKIDPSTLQMWANILKRVPNSVLWLLRFPAVGEPNIQQYVQNMGLPQNRIIFSPVAPKEEHVRRGQLADVCLDTPLCNGHTTGMDVLWSGTPMVTMPGETLASRVAASQLTCLGCLELIAKNRQEYEDIAVKLGSDLEYLKRIRGKVWKQRISSPLFNTKQYTMELEQLYLQMWEHYAAGNKPDHMMKPVVVTESA, encoded by the coding sequence ATGGCGTCTTCCGTGGGCAACATGGCCGACAGCACAGACCCAACGAAACGTATGCTTTCCTTCCAAGGGTTAGCAGAGTTGACACAGCGAGCCTATCAGGCGGGAGATTTTGAGGCAGCTGAGAGACACTGCATGCAGCTCTGGAGACAAGAGCCAGACAATACTGGTgtacttttattactttcatctATACACTTCCGGTGTCGAAGGCTGGACGGATCTGCCCACTTTAGTAGTCTGGCAATTAAAAAGAACCCTCTTCTGGCAGAAGCCTATTCGAATTTGGGGAATGTGTACAAGGAAAGCGGGCAGTTGCAGGAAGCAATCGAGCATTACCGGCATGCGTTGCGTCTCAAACCAGATTTCATCGATGGTTATATTAACCTGGCAGCCGCTTTGGTAGCAGCAGGCGACATGGAAGGGGCAGTACAAGCTTACGCCTCTGCTCTTCAGTACAATCCTGATCTGTACTGTGTTTGCAGTGACCTGGGGAACCTGCTCAAAGCCCTGGGTCGCTTGGAAGAAGCCAAGGCGTGTTATTTGAAAGCAATTGAGACGCAACCGAACTTTGCAGTAGCTTGGAGTAATCTTGGCTGTGTTTTCAATGCACAAGGGGAGATTTGGCTTGCAATTCATCACTTTGAAAAGGCTGTCACCCATGACCCCAATTTTCTGGATGCTTATATCAATTTAGGAAATGTCTTCAAAGAGGCACGGATTTTTGAACGAGCTGTGGCAGCTTACCTTCGTGCCCTAAGCTTGAGTCCAAATCATGCAGTGGTACATGGCAGCCTGGCTTGTGTATACTATGAGCAAGGCCTGATAGATCTGGCAATAGACACCTACAGGCGAGCTATTGAATTGCAACCACACTTCCCGGACGCTTACTGCAACCTAGCCAACGCTCTCAAAGAGAAGGGCAGTGTTGCCGAAGCAGAAGATTGTTATAATACAGCTCTCTGGCTGTGTCCCACCCATGCAGACTCTCTGAATAACCTAGCCAATACCAAGCGAGAACAGGGAAACACTGAAGAGGCAGTTCGCTTGTATTGTAAAGCATTAGAAGTCTTCCCAGAGTTTGCTGCTGCCCATTCAAATTTAGCAAGTGTATTGCAGCAGCAGGGAAAAGTGCAGGAAGCTCTGATGCATTATAAGGAGGCTATTCGAATCAGTCCTACCTTTGCCGAGGCCTACTGTAATATGGGAAACACTCTAACGGGGATGCAGGATGTTCAGGGAGCCTTGCAGTGTTATACCCGTGCCATTCAGATTGACCCTGCATTTGCAGAAGCCCACAGCAATCTGGCTTCCATTCACCAGGATTCAGGGAATATTCCAGAAGCAATTGCTTCTTATCGCACTGCTCTGAAGCTTCAACCTGATTTTCCTGACGCGTATTGTAATCTGGCTCATTGCCTGCAGACTGTCTGTGACTGGACAGACTATGATGAGCGCATGAAGAGGTTGGTCAGCGTTGTGGCTGACCAGTTAGAGAAGAACAGGTTGCCTTCCGTGCAGCCTCATCACAGcatgttatatcctcttcctcACGGCGTCAGGAAGGCTATTGCCGAGAGGCATGGGCACCTCTGCCTGGATAACATCAGTGTCCTTCATAAACCACCGTATGAACATCCAAAGGACTTGAAGCTCAGTGATGGTCGACTGCGTGTAGGATACGTGAGTTCTGACTTTGGGAACCATCCTACTTCTCATCTTATGCAGTCTATTCCAGGCATGCACAATCGTGATAAATTTGAGGTATTCTGTTATGCCCTGAGCCCAGATGATGGCACAAACTTCCGAGCGAAGGTGATGGCAGAAGCCGATCATTTCGTTGATCTTTCTCAGATTCCATGCGATGGAAAAGCAGCTGATCGCATCCATCAAGATGGTATACACATCCTTGTAAATATGAATGGTTATACCAGGGGTGCTCGAAATGAACTCTTTGCTCTCAGGCCAGCTCCTCTTCAGGCAATGTGGCTGGGGTACCCTGGGACTAGTGGCGCACTTTTCATGGATTATATCATCACTGATCAGGAAACTTCACCTGCTGAAGTTGCTGAGCAGTATTCTGAGAAACTGGCTTATATGCCCCATACTTTCTTTATTGGTGATCATGCTAATATGTTCCCTCACCTGAAGGAAAAAGCAGTCATCGATTTTAAGTCCAATGGGCACATTTATGACAATCGAATTGTGCTGAATGGCATCGACCTCAAAGCATTTCTTGATAGTCTACCAGATGTGAAAATTGTCAAGATGAAATGTCCTGATGGAGGAAACAACACAGACAGCAGTAATATAGCTCTCAATATGCCTGTCATTCCTATGAATACGATTGCAGAAGCAGTTATTGAAATGATTAACAGAGGACAAATTCAGATAACAATTAATGGATTCAGTATTAGCAATGGACTGGCAACTACCCAGATCAACAATAAGGCTGCCACTGGAGAGGAGGTTCCCCGTACCATTATTGTAACCACACGTTCTCAGTACGGGTTACCGGAAGATGCCATTGTGTACTGTAACTTTAATCAGTTATATAAAATTGACCCATCTACTTTGCAGATGTGGGCAAATATTCTGAAGCGTGTTCCCAATAGCGTACTGTGGCTGTTGCGTTTCCCAGCAGTAGGAGAACCTAATATTCAACAGTACGTGCAAAATATGGGCCTTCCCCAGAACCGTATCATTTTTTCACCAGTTGCTCCTAAAGAGGAACATGTTCGGAGAGGCCAGCTGGCTGATGTCTGCTTGGACACTCCACTCTGTAATGGACACACCACAGGGATGGATGTCCTTTGGTCGGGGACACCCATGGTGACTATGCCAGGAGAGACTCTTGCTTCCCGAGTTGCAGCTTCCCAGCTCACTTGTTTAGGCTGTCTTGAGCTTATTGCTAAAAATAGACAAGAGTATGAAGACATAGCTGTGAAACTGGGAAGTGATCTAGAATACCTGAAGAGAATTCGTGGCAAAGTCTGGAAGCAGAGAATATCTAGCCCTCTGTTCAACACCAAACAATACACAATGGAACTAGAGCAGCTCTATCTACAGATGTGGGAGCATTATGCAGCTGGCAACAAACCTGATCACATGATGAAGCCTGTTGTAGTCACTGAGTCGGCCTAA